The genomic window CTGCAGATGAGGAGACTGCTGTCACCAGCGCTGATCCGAACCCACCGCAAACGGACACAGTGGAGACTGAGGGCGATCTCACACCGCGTCAGCAACAGGCGCTCGATCTCGTTCGGGAAACCAAGGGCCTCTATCAAAGCGAGTTGTGGAAAGAGTTGGATGTGAGTAGCCGCACTGGGACCCGGATCGCCACTGCACTCGAAGAGAAGGAGATGATCGAACGCGAGCCAGCCGTCCAGAATGGCCATACGACGTATCTCCTCAGTCCTCGAACACAAGATCTGGATTTTTCGTTGCTCATGGCTGGTGATTTATTCGTCCCGTTTGTTGGGGAAGAGCAGGTAGATCCACAGAGTGATGCGTTCACGGATTGGCTGTTGCAACTCTCTAGAAATTCTTAGTAAGAGGGGAGATTCATAACGTACTCGCGGACGCCTCAGATGGGTAGCGCACGCCCTTGTTGATCAACACCGTGTGTTTGTGAGGTGCTTGTCGTGCCGTATGCAACCTCATCTGGAGTAAGGCTTGCTTGTTACACACGGTGCCACATGTCCTCTTCTCGGCGGCTGATTTCGACATGAGCAGTACCACAACGATTTGGAGACCACCGAGAGCCAACCACCCGCCTTCTATCTGCTCACAGCCTATTCTTAGTATCGGCAGTAGCG from Halalkalicoccus sp. CG83 includes these protein-coding regions:
- a CDS encoding helix-turn-helix transcriptional regulator gives rise to the protein METEGDLTPRQQQALDLVRETKGLYQSELWKELDVSSRTGTRIATALEEKEMIEREPAVQNGHTTYLLSPRTQDLDFSLLMAGDLFVPFVGEEQVDPQSDAFTDWLLQLSRNS